One Porphyromonas pogonae genomic region harbors:
- the ftsH gene encoding ATP-dependent zinc metalloprotease FtsH: MATNNKDKKNKKPVRFNEMWIYGIVLIILTALMFMPGSGGIGKEVSWNEFQNIAKKQAFKEITVNRDKKDAVGILKRNMADSVFKKGELPNNRVEKAQEYRISTQIPSVDKFSDFYDQNQIQAKVNYEQEKFNFWGIFLSLGPVILLIVFWIYMVRRMNSGGNNAGGGGGIFSVGKSKAQLYDKKNIHVTFSDVAGLHEAKEEVEEIVHFLKNPEKYTQLGGKIPKGALLVGPPGTGKTLLAKAVAGEAHVPFFSMSGSDFVEMFVGVGASRVRDLFRQAKEKAPCIIFIDEIDAVGRARGKNANLGGNDERENTLNQLLTEMDGFGTNSGVIILAATNRADILDQALLRAGRFDRQIYVDLPDLNDRKEIFLVHLKPLKTDTSVDVDLLARQTPGFSGADIANVCNEAALIAAREGQQFVNKQNFMDAVDRVIGGLEKKNKITTEEERRSIAIHESGHATISWMLQYANPLVKVTIVPRGKALGAAWYLPEERQITTTDALLDQMCATLGGRAAEELFLGRISTGAANDLERVTKLAYAMVVYYGMSEKLPNINYYEMQNEGYGFSKPYSDRTAELIDKEVKEIIEKQYERAKTILKEQAEGHHELARLLLEREVIYTEDVEKIFGKRQWISRSEELITAQEERKKQLGANENTQLTPSDKGETQVAQGENAQTPKEESSTKQYGEGDDEVAATKASSDEKL, from the coding sequence ATGGCAACAAACAACAAAGACAAGAAAAACAAAAAGCCTGTTAGGTTTAATGAAATGTGGATCTACGGCATTGTACTCATCATCCTCACAGCTTTGATGTTCATGCCCGGGAGCGGTGGCATAGGCAAGGAAGTAAGTTGGAATGAGTTTCAGAATATTGCAAAGAAGCAAGCATTCAAAGAAATCACTGTTAATAGAGATAAAAAAGACGCAGTGGGGATACTCAAAAGAAACATGGCTGACAGCGTGTTCAAAAAAGGAGAACTTCCCAACAATCGCGTAGAAAAAGCTCAGGAATATCGTATTTCTACACAAATACCATCAGTAGACAAGTTCTCTGATTTCTATGATCAGAATCAGATTCAAGCCAAAGTAAATTACGAACAAGAAAAATTCAACTTTTGGGGAATATTCCTTAGCTTGGGACCGGTCATTCTCTTGATCGTATTCTGGATCTATATGGTTCGTAGGATGAATAGCGGAGGAAACAATGCCGGCGGAGGTGGAGGTATTTTCAGCGTAGGTAAATCTAAAGCTCAGCTTTATGACAAGAAAAATATACATGTAACCTTCTCTGATGTAGCAGGCTTGCACGAAGCCAAAGAAGAGGTGGAAGAGATTGTACATTTTCTCAAGAATCCTGAGAAATATACCCAACTTGGAGGTAAAATACCCAAAGGAGCCCTCCTTGTAGGCCCTCCCGGAACGGGAAAAACTCTTCTTGCCAAAGCTGTGGCAGGCGAGGCTCATGTTCCTTTCTTCTCTATGTCAGGATCTGATTTTGTGGAGATGTTTGTGGGTGTAGGCGCTTCTCGTGTGAGAGATCTTTTCCGTCAAGCCAAAGAAAAAGCCCCTTGTATCATTTTCATTGACGAGATTGATGCAGTAGGTAGAGCCAGAGGTAAAAATGCCAATCTCGGAGGTAATGACGAAAGAGAGAATACTCTGAATCAATTATTGACAGAGATGGATGGTTTCGGTACCAATAGCGGTGTCATTATATTAGCAGCTACCAACCGAGCAGACATCCTTGATCAGGCATTACTCAGAGCCGGGCGTTTCGACAGACAGATTTATGTGGACTTGCCCGACCTCAACGATCGTAAAGAGATCTTCCTTGTTCACCTCAAACCCCTCAAAACGGATACCAGCGTAGATGTAGACTTACTGGCACGTCAAACTCCGGGATTTTCTGGGGCCGATATTGCTAATGTCTGCAATGAAGCTGCTTTGATAGCAGCCAGGGAAGGACAGCAATTTGTCAATAAGCAAAACTTCATGGATGCTGTAGACAGAGTGATAGGCGGATTGGAGAAGAAGAATAAAATCACCACAGAAGAGGAACGTCGCAGTATTGCTATACACGAATCAGGACACGCCACTATCAGCTGGATGCTACAGTATGCCAACCCTCTGGTAAAAGTAACTATCGTACCTCGTGGTAAAGCTTTGGGTGCGGCATGGTATCTACCCGAAGAAAGACAAATTACCACTACAGATGCTCTTTTGGATCAGATGTGTGCCACTCTCGGTGGTCGTGCAGCAGAAGAACTCTTCCTTGGAAGAATCTCTACCGGAGCTGCCAATGATTTGGAAAGGGTTACCAAGCTTGCATATGCCATGGTAGTCTATTATGGAATGAGCGAAAAACTTCCCAATATCAACTATTATGAAATGCAGAACGAGGGCTATGGTTTCAGCAAACCATATAGCGACCGCACTGCCGAATTGATAGATAAAGAAGTCAAAGAAATCATCGAAAAGCAATATGAGAGAGCCAAAACTATCCTCAAAGAGCAAGCCGAAGGTCATCATGAACTGGCAAGATTGCTTCTCGAAAGAGAGGTTATCTACACTGAAGATGTAGAGAAAATCTTTGGCAAAAGACAGTGGATATCACGCTCAGAGGAACTCATCACGGCTCAGGAGGAGAGAAAGAAACAATTGGGTGCAAATGAAAACACACAATTGACCCCGAGCGATAAAGGTGAAACTCAAGTTGCACAGGGAGAAAATGCTCAAACTCCCAAAGAGGAAAGCAGTACTAAACAATATGGTGAGGGTGATGACGAAGTGGCGGCCACCAAAGCATCATCTGACGAAAAATTATAA
- a CDS encoding phosphatidate cytidylyltransferase, which translates to MKPVIKRLITGLIYIVVISMAVLLKKPSLYVAVFSLMIMIAIMEFCRLAKNNRTRPLRSILDGIAGAYLFSVSLISAVSGFERILFAPYIFYIIYIMVRAIYSEVKGLPQELSRTVLGQIYIAGGMSLANFILFSSTPATASFDQARSTLLFFIFVIIWMNDTGAYIIGSSFGKKRLFPSLSPLKSWEGFWGGLVFSMISAAIFGHFFIEIDKPLYIWVILGALISVGATWGDLFESSLKRNAGVKDSGRMLPGHGGMLDRIDSILFAIPVAYIGFILFGI; encoded by the coding sequence ATGAAACCAGTAATCAAAAGACTTATTACCGGGCTTATCTACATTGTGGTTATCTCTATGGCCGTATTGCTCAAGAAGCCATCGCTTTATGTAGCGGTGTTTTCATTGATGATTATGATAGCCATTATGGAGTTTTGCCGTCTGGCAAAAAACAACAGGACTCGTCCATTGAGAAGCATCCTCGATGGTATAGCAGGGGCTTATCTTTTTTCCGTAAGCCTTATCTCAGCAGTATCAGGTTTTGAACGCATCCTATTTGCTCCCTATATCTTCTACATCATCTATATTATGGTGAGAGCAATATATTCTGAGGTCAAGGGGCTACCCCAAGAACTCTCGCGTACTGTATTGGGACAAATATACATTGCGGGCGGTATGTCATTGGCAAACTTCATCCTCTTTAGCTCTACCCCGGCAACGGCATCATTCGATCAGGCTAGAAGTACCCTACTCTTTTTCATCTTTGTGATAATCTGGATGAATGACACAGGGGCATATATAATAGGGTCATCTTTCGGGAAAAAGCGACTATTTCCATCTCTTTCCCCTCTCAAAAGTTGGGAAGGTTTTTGGGGCGGATTAGTCTTTTCAATGATCTCAGCCGCAATTTTCGGGCATTTCTTTATTGAGATAGACAAGCCTTTGTACATTTGGGTTATCTTGGGAGCACTTATTTCGGTGGGTGCTACTTGGGGAGATCTCTTTGAGTCTTCACTCAAACGTAACGCCGGGGTCAAAGACTCAGGGCGTATGCTGCCCGGTCACGGAGGTATGCTCGATAGGATAGATAGTATCCTCTTTGCTATCCCTGTAGCTTATATAGGATTTATTTTGTTCGGGATATAA
- the upp gene encoding uracil phosphoribosyltransferase, translating into MEIKHLVKENSLLSRYVSEMRNIQIQKDSLRFRRNIERVGEIMAYEISKTFDYKTEEIRTPLGCCSCSLPGEQVVIGTILRAGLPFHQGFLSYLDDAENAFVSAYRKYKDRLNFDIFIEYIASPDLTGKTLILADPMLATGGSMELAFRALLTKGQPRHIHLTSIIASQQAIDYLESIYPQSNITLWVADIDPELDEHSYIVPGLGDAGDLAYGEKL; encoded by the coding sequence ATGGAAATAAAACACTTGGTTAAGGAAAATTCTCTTCTTAGCCGTTATGTATCTGAAATGAGAAATATTCAGATTCAGAAAGATAGCTTGAGATTTCGCCGCAATATAGAACGTGTGGGCGAAATTATGGCTTATGAAATCAGCAAAACTTTCGACTACAAGACTGAAGAGATCCGTACTCCACTGGGTTGTTGTTCCTGCTCACTTCCGGGAGAACAGGTTGTAATAGGTACAATACTCCGTGCGGGATTGCCTTTTCATCAAGGATTTCTAAGCTATTTGGACGATGCTGAAAATGCCTTCGTTTCGGCATATCGCAAGTATAAAGACCGCCTCAACTTCGATATATTTATCGAATATATCGCTTCCCCTGATCTTACAGGCAAAACGCTTATTCTTGCAGATCCCATGCTCGCTACAGGTGGCTCTATGGAGCTTGCTTTCAGGGCTCTTCTTACCAAAGGACAACCCAGACACATTCATTTGACTTCTATCATTGCTAGTCAGCAAGCCATCGATTATCTTGAAAGTATTTATCCGCAAAGCAATATTACACTTTGGGTGGCTGATATTGACCCTGAGTTGGATGAGCATTCCTACATAGTACCGGGACTCGGTGACGCTGGTGACCTTGCTTATGGCGAAAAACTCTAA
- a CDS encoding peptidase U32 family protein has translation MAKNSKESKIKELELLAPAKDLDTAREAILHGADAIYIGAPRFGARAAAGVTLQDIATLTHEAHRFNVKIYVTLNTILFENEMEDAQSLIWDLYHAGADALIIQDMGILSLDLPPIPLHASTQCNTRTVDDVITLESLGFTQVVLARELNIEEITTIASRTTVPLEVFVHGALCVSLSGQCYLSQAIKGRSANRGECAQMCRLPYTLIDADDNVIIRDRHLLSPKDLNRSTSIDRLIEAGASSFKIEGRLKGQTYVKNITAHYRNIIDAYIADHPEGYKRSSCGTSVITFQPNPAKSFNRGFTDFYFHKPTHKHPNQLVINAISPKSIGEPIGIVKECKKGIMKMDATTDLHNGDGIYYVTQDEQSGGAKINTINAKGVIGLNNPINLPAGTRIYRNLDHKFERQLSSPTAERKLRIDINLRETPDGFALDMCCPELQIAKVTNALDFEHQPAKKFDRQRIQTELGKLGNTIFTPGIIEISLDSEPFIPMSLLGELRRETVESLLKAIDINQRPCTNKLTQVMKDKVSALHTPSGLQEISYLGNVSNSFARKHYLQRGYKQVAEAYELNPSSNAILMFTKHCLRRQIGYCNKENTHKMPFKEPLFLLQDGNKMQLSFDCKECMMHITLCNEKKSNNRK, from the coding sequence ATGGCGAAAAACTCTAAGGAGTCAAAAATCAAGGAACTCGAACTTTTAGCTCCGGCTAAAGATCTTGACACGGCTCGTGAAGCAATCCTTCACGGAGCCGATGCCATATATATAGGAGCACCTCGCTTCGGAGCCCGAGCGGCAGCAGGTGTCACCTTGCAAGACATAGCTACGCTTACTCACGAAGCGCATCGATTCAATGTAAAGATATACGTTACCCTCAATACCATCCTCTTCGAAAACGAAATGGAGGATGCCCAATCACTTATATGGGACTTATATCATGCAGGAGCAGATGCCCTCATCATTCAAGATATGGGCATTCTGTCGCTTGATCTGCCACCCATCCCTTTGCATGCAAGCACCCAGTGCAATACACGCACAGTAGATGATGTGATCACACTGGAGTCATTGGGATTTACACAAGTCGTGCTTGCTCGTGAACTAAATATTGAAGAAATCACAACGATAGCTTCCCGCACTACCGTTCCTCTCGAGGTATTTGTTCATGGAGCACTCTGTGTAAGTCTGAGCGGACAGTGCTACCTTTCTCAGGCGATCAAGGGGCGTAGTGCCAATAGAGGCGAATGTGCCCAAATGTGTCGCTTACCCTATACACTTATCGATGCAGATGATAACGTAATTATCCGAGACAGACACCTCCTATCACCCAAAGATCTTAACAGGTCTACATCTATTGACCGACTTATAGAAGCAGGAGCTTCTTCATTCAAAATTGAGGGTAGGCTCAAAGGGCAGACTTATGTAAAAAACATAACAGCCCACTACCGCAATATCATAGACGCCTATATAGCCGACCACCCTGAGGGATACAAACGCTCCTCTTGCGGTACGTCTGTGATTACATTTCAGCCCAATCCAGCCAAAAGCTTCAATCGGGGATTTACTGACTTTTACTTTCACAAACCCACACACAAGCACCCTAACCAGCTTGTCATCAATGCAATATCACCCAAAAGCATAGGAGAACCTATAGGTATAGTAAAAGAATGTAAAAAAGGAATAATGAAAATGGATGCCACTACCGACCTGCATAATGGTGATGGTATCTACTATGTAACGCAAGATGAACAATCGGGCGGAGCAAAGATAAACACAATTAATGCCAAAGGAGTTATAGGCCTTAACAATCCCATCAATCTACCTGCGGGAACAAGAATATACAGAAACTTAGACCATAAGTTTGAAAGACAGCTTAGCTCACCCACAGCAGAGCGGAAACTAAGAATCGATATTAACCTGAGAGAAACTCCTGACGGATTTGCTTTAGACATGTGTTGTCCTGAGCTCCAAATTGCCAAGGTAACAAACGCTCTTGATTTCGAGCATCAGCCGGCAAAAAAGTTTGATCGCCAAAGAATACAAACTGAGTTGGGTAAGTTAGGCAATACTATCTTTACACCCGGCATCATAGAAATATCATTGGATAGCGAGCCTTTCATCCCTATGTCATTACTGGGAGAGCTCCGAAGAGAGACAGTGGAAAGCCTACTGAAAGCAATTGACATTAACCAAAGACCTTGCACCAATAAGCTTACACAGGTAATGAAGGACAAAGTATCAGCTCTTCATACTCCCTCAGGGTTACAAGAAATCTCATATCTTGGGAATGTATCCAATAGTTTTGCCCGAAAACATTACCTACAAAGAGGATACAAGCAAGTGGCTGAAGCTTATGAGCTGAATCCCTCTTCAAATGCAATACTTATGTTTACAAAACATTGTTTACGCCGTCAGATCGGCTATTGTAACAAAGAAAATACTCATAAAATGCCTTTCAAAGAACCTCTATTTCTCCTGCAAGATGGGAATAAGATGCAACTAAGTTTCGACTGCAAAGAATGTATGATGCATATTACCTTGTGCAACGAGAAAAAATCGAATAACAGGAAATAA
- a CDS encoding oxaloacetate decarboxylase, which translates to MKKEIKFSLVYRDMWQSSGKYQPRLDQLAKIAPVLVEMGCFARVETNGGAFEQVNLLYGENPNNAVRTFTKPLNDAGIQTHMLDRGLNGLRMYPVPADVRKLMYKVKKAQGVDITRIFDGLNDARNIIPSIKYALEAGMIPQATLCITHSPVHTVEYYSNLADELIAAGAPEICLKDMAGVGRPAFLGRLVKDIKTKHPEVIIEYHGHSGPGFSVASMLEVCENGADIIDVAMEPLSWGKVHPDVITIREMLFDAGFQVPEINMNAYMKARSLTQEFIDDFLGYFIDPTNKHMSSLLVGCGLPGGMMGSMMADLKGVHAGINMFLRGKGEPELTIDDLLVKLFDEVAYVWPRLGYPPLVTPFSQYVKNVALMNVYNMVRGEGRWQAIDQNTWGMILGKSGRLPGKLDPELVALAKEKGFEFTDDDPQQNYPDALDEYRKEMDENGWEYGPDDEELFELAMHDRQYRDYKSGVAKERFIAEVEKAKTDALVKQGYNEEDALKAKRLGTEAIVSPASGKIIWEVDLDDKSVPPAVGSEVKTNQPFCFIQTPAGYIEPVASNFTGRLTEVMAQGKTVTKGDALAYVRPAEKEELWSEPEVQRLKRVEKIEEFKHTFRKARK; encoded by the coding sequence ATGAAAAAAGAAATCAAATTTAGCCTAGTTTATCGTGACATGTGGCAATCCTCAGGGAAGTACCAGCCACGTTTGGATCAATTGGCTAAGATCGCGCCTGTGCTTGTTGAGATGGGTTGCTTTGCTCGAGTAGAGACCAATGGTGGTGCTTTTGAGCAAGTGAATTTACTTTATGGCGAAAACCCAAACAATGCAGTTCGCACGTTTACTAAACCATTAAATGACGCAGGTATTCAAACACACATGCTCGACCGTGGGCTGAATGGTTTACGTATGTACCCGGTACCAGCAGACGTACGTAAACTGATGTACAAGGTCAAGAAAGCACAAGGAGTAGATATCACTCGTATTTTCGATGGTCTCAACGATGCCCGTAATATTATACCATCTATCAAGTATGCGCTTGAGGCCGGTATGATACCTCAGGCTACGTTATGTATTACTCATTCACCGGTTCACACTGTAGAGTATTACTCCAATCTTGCCGATGAGCTTATTGCTGCCGGTGCTCCTGAAATCTGTCTTAAAGACATGGCCGGAGTAGGCCGTCCCGCGTTTTTAGGCCGATTAGTAAAGGATATTAAAACAAAACATCCTGAAGTAATCATTGAATATCATGGCCACTCGGGCCCAGGTTTCTCTGTTGCTTCTATGCTGGAAGTATGCGAAAACGGCGCCGATATCATCGACGTAGCTATGGAGCCGCTATCTTGGGGTAAAGTGCATCCGGATGTAATCACTATTCGTGAGATGCTTTTTGATGCAGGATTCCAAGTGCCTGAAATCAATATGAATGCTTACATGAAAGCTCGTTCACTCACTCAGGAGTTTATTGATGATTTCTTGGGATACTTCATCGACCCCACTAACAAACATATGTCATCCTTACTGGTTGGTTGCGGTCTGCCTGGCGGTATGATGGGTTCTATGATGGCTGACCTCAAAGGGGTACATGCCGGTATCAATATGTTCCTCAGAGGCAAAGGTGAGCCCGAACTTACTATCGATGACTTGCTCGTGAAGTTGTTTGATGAGGTGGCTTACGTATGGCCTCGGTTGGGTTATCCTCCATTGGTAACGCCTTTCAGCCAATATGTCAAGAACGTAGCTTTGATGAATGTATACAACATGGTTCGTGGCGAAGGTCGCTGGCAAGCTATTGACCAGAATACTTGGGGTATGATCTTGGGTAAGTCCGGTCGTCTTCCGGGCAAGCTTGATCCCGAACTCGTTGCTTTGGCAAAAGAAAAAGGTTTTGAATTTACTGATGATGATCCACAGCAAAACTATCCTGATGCTCTCGACGAATATCGTAAAGAAATGGATGAGAATGGCTGGGAATATGGTCCTGACGACGAAGAGCTTTTCGAACTCGCCATGCACGATCGCCAATATCGCGATTACAAGAGCGGTGTAGCCAAAGAGCGATTCATAGCCGAAGTAGAAAAAGCTAAGACCGATGCTTTGGTAAAACAAGGCTATAATGAGGAGGATGCTCTCAAAGCTAAACGTCTGGGTACGGAAGCTATCGTTTCACCGGCCTCAGGTAAGATTATCTGGGAGGTTGATTTGGATGACAAATCAGTACCACCCGCAGTGGGCAGTGAAGTAAAGACTAATCAGCCATTCTGCTTTATCCAAACACCGGCAGGGTATATTGAACCGGTAGCGAGCAATTTTACCGGTCGTCTTACAGAAGTGATGGCTCAGGGTAAAACTGTAACCAAAGGAGATGCTTTGGCTTATGTACGACCTGCGGAGAAAGAAGAACTTTGGTCTGAACCCGAAGTTCAACGTCTGAAAAGAGTGGAGAAAATCGAAGAATTCAAACATACTTTCAGAAAAGCAAGAAAATAA
- a CDS encoding RsmE family RNA methyltransferase → MKGMTELPLFYAPEIGITGQLPEPEAMHCGRVLRKQVGDQILITDGHGKVHVATIVSLKRQECMVSIDQTTIWSRNWNGPIVIAIAPTKNLDRMEWMVEKLVEIGIDGIVFLKTEHSERKTVKPERIERVMISAMKQSLKAVLPALEVDVPFIDFVKRPLTFNSGLIAHCVDDASLPLREIPASILPPGSGATILIGPEGDFSLKEIELAVNLGYHGITLGDSRLRAETAGIVACQWVHTLQQIEKQKDKTHNIINHL, encoded by the coding sequence ATGAAAGGAATGACAGAACTGCCGTTGTTTTATGCACCCGAAATCGGCATAACGGGACAGCTGCCTGAGCCGGAAGCAATGCATTGCGGAAGAGTATTGAGAAAGCAGGTAGGGGATCAAATACTGATAACGGACGGACACGGCAAAGTCCATGTGGCTACAATAGTTTCTCTCAAACGTCAGGAATGTATGGTCAGCATTGATCAGACCACTATTTGGTCGAGAAACTGGAATGGCCCTATAGTCATCGCTATAGCACCGACAAAGAATCTTGACCGCATGGAGTGGATGGTCGAAAAATTGGTTGAAATAGGCATTGACGGCATAGTATTTCTGAAAACGGAGCATTCCGAGCGTAAGACAGTCAAGCCCGAGAGGATAGAACGAGTGATGATAAGTGCCATGAAGCAATCTCTCAAAGCCGTGCTACCCGCCTTGGAAGTAGATGTACCGTTTATAGATTTTGTCAAGCGACCTTTGACATTCAATTCAGGGCTTATCGCTCATTGTGTAGATGATGCTTCATTACCTTTGAGAGAGATACCCGCTTCGATCCTTCCACCGGGAAGCGGAGCTACTATTCTTATCGGACCCGAAGGTGATTTTAGTCTGAAGGAGATAGAGCTGGCCGTTAATCTGGGTTACCATGGTATTACTCTGGGCGACAGTAGACTTCGCGCGGAAACCGCCGGAATAGTTGCTTGCCAGTGGGTGCATACTTTACAGCAAATTGAAAAACAAAAAGATAAAACGCACAACATTATAAATCATTTATAA
- the trmD gene encoding tRNA (guanosine(37)-N1)-methyltransferase TrmD, which produces MRIDIITVLPEMIQGSFETSILNRAQKKGLAEVHLHQLRDYSNDKWKRVDDYPFGGEAGMVMKVEPIDNVITALKKERTYDEVIYTSPDGETFNQAIANELSLYKNIIILCGHYKGIDYRIREHLITREISIGDYVLTGGELAAAVIADAVVRLIPGAIGDAESALSDTFQDDLLAPPVYTRPADYKGWKVPEILLSGHEAKINQWKMEQSLERTQRLRPDLLKK; this is translated from the coding sequence GTGAGAATCGACATCATAACTGTGCTTCCGGAGATGATCCAAGGCTCCTTCGAAACGTCCATATTAAATAGAGCTCAAAAGAAGGGTTTGGCAGAAGTACACCTGCACCAGCTAAGGGACTATTCCAATGATAAGTGGAAACGTGTAGATGATTATCCCTTTGGAGGTGAAGCCGGTATGGTGATGAAAGTAGAGCCTATAGATAATGTTATTACCGCTTTAAAAAAAGAGCGTACATACGATGAGGTCATTTATACCTCCCCGGATGGAGAAACATTCAATCAAGCTATAGCCAATGAGCTGAGCCTTTACAAAAATATCATCATACTCTGTGGTCATTACAAAGGCATTGATTACAGAATCAGAGAACATCTTATCACCCGTGAGATTTCTATAGGGGATTATGTACTTACGGGGGGTGAGTTGGCGGCTGCAGTAATTGCTGACGCTGTAGTAAGGTTAATCCCGGGAGCTATAGGAGATGCAGAAAGTGCATTGTCCGATACTTTCCAAGATGATCTATTGGCTCCCCCGGTATATACCCGCCCGGCAGATTATAAAGGCTGGAAGGTTCCCGAAATACTCTTGAGCGGTCATGAAGCAAAAATAAACCAGTGGAAAATGGAGCAATCACTGGAAAGAACTCAACGCCTAAGACCTGATTTGTTGAAAAAATAA
- a CDS encoding nucleotide exchange factor GrpE: MNNENKQHSNSMEEEELTNQMTESQSDKPESEDMSAIGDKVTNEIDEIRKELATLNDSHLRLMAEYDNYRKRTLKEKSELIKNGGEKALTELLPVIDDMELALKNIKESNDSEAIKEGLFLIYNKFMDYLGRQGVKAIETENKPFDDEQCEAIAVVPAPNEDSKGKILDCIKSGYTLNGKVIRHANVVVGQ, from the coding sequence ATGAATAACGAGAACAAACAACACTCGAATTCTATGGAAGAAGAGGAATTGACAAATCAAATGACAGAAAGTCAGTCTGATAAGCCTGAAAGTGAAGATATGTCTGCCATAGGTGACAAGGTGACAAACGAAATCGATGAAATAAGAAAAGAATTGGCAACTCTCAATGATAGTCACTTAAGATTAATGGCGGAATATGACAACTACCGCAAACGCACCTTGAAAGAGAAAAGCGAATTGATTAAAAACGGTGGAGAAAAAGCTTTGACAGAGCTACTCCCTGTCATAGATGATATGGAACTTGCTCTAAAAAACATCAAAGAATCCAATGACTCCGAAGCGATCAAAGAAGGTCTGTTTCTAATTTACAACAAATTTATGGACTACCTTGGGCGACAAGGAGTAAAGGCTATAGAAACAGAAAACAAACCTTTTGATGATGAGCAATGTGAAGCTATAGCGGTAGTTCCTGCGCCAAATGAAGACAGCAAGGGTAAAATATTGGATTGCATCAAGAGCGGATATACCCTGAACGGTAAAGTAATCCGCCATGCAAATGTCGTGGTCGGACAATAA
- the dnaJ gene encoding molecular chaperone DnaJ, protein MASKRDYYEILGVDKNATDDVLKKAYRKKAIQYHPDKNPGDKEAEEHFKEVAEAYDVLSDPQKRARYDQFGHAGVGSSAASNGADFGGGMSMEDIFSRFGDLFGGHYGGFGGFSGMGGMGGRTQRRVARGSDLRVRVKLTLEDISKGVEKKLKVKKYVPCSHCHGEGTEDSNGKTTCTTCQGTGTVTSISNTFLGQMQTQSVCPTCHGEGVIITKPCSHCSGKGIEIGEELISFHIPAGVAEGMQLTVNGKGNAAPRGGISGDLIVVIQEEPDPNLIRNGNDLIYNLLISIPLATQGGSVEVPTITGKARVKIEPGTQPGKVLRLRNKGLPSVNGFGTGDLLVNVNVYIPTILNNKDRETLQSMEASDNFKPTEEARKTIDKKYREMLR, encoded by the coding sequence ATGGCAAGTAAAAGAGATTACTACGAGATACTCGGGGTTGACAAAAACGCCACTGACGATGTACTCAAAAAAGCATACAGAAAAAAAGCAATACAATATCACCCGGACAAAAACCCGGGGGATAAAGAAGCTGAAGAACATTTTAAGGAAGTAGCAGAAGCATATGACGTGCTTAGTGACCCGCAGAAACGTGCCAGATACGACCAATTTGGACACGCCGGAGTAGGTAGTAGCGCTGCAAGCAATGGTGCTGACTTTGGAGGAGGTATGTCTATGGAGGATATCTTCAGTAGGTTCGGAGACTTATTCGGCGGACATTATGGTGGTTTTGGTGGCTTTAGTGGTATGGGCGGCATGGGAGGAAGGACTCAAAGAAGAGTAGCCAGAGGCTCAGACCTTAGAGTAAGAGTAAAGCTTACATTGGAAGATATCAGTAAAGGTGTAGAAAAAAAGCTAAAGGTAAAAAAATACGTTCCTTGTTCTCATTGTCATGGTGAAGGGACTGAGGACAGCAACGGCAAAACTACTTGTACGACTTGTCAAGGCACCGGTACCGTAACCTCAATAAGCAATACTTTCTTGGGACAAATGCAAACCCAAAGTGTATGTCCCACTTGCCACGGAGAAGGAGTAATCATCACAAAGCCATGCTCTCATTGTAGTGGTAAGGGCATAGAGATTGGAGAGGAATTGATTAGTTTCCATATTCCTGCTGGAGTGGCAGAGGGTATGCAGCTCACTGTAAACGGCAAAGGAAATGCAGCCCCTCGAGGTGGTATTAGCGGAGATCTTATCGTTGTGATCCAGGAAGAGCCGGATCCCAATCTTATTCGCAATGGGAATGACCTTATCTACAATCTACTTATCTCAATTCCTTTGGCTACACAAGGGGGCTCTGTAGAGGTGCCTACCATAACGGGAAAAGCCCGTGTAAAGATAGAGCCAGGAACTCAACCGGGCAAAGTACTCCGATTGAGAAACAAAGGACTACCGAGCGTAAATGGATTTGGGACAGGGGATCTGTTGGTCAACGTAAATGTCTATATCCCCACAATACTTAACAACAAAGATCGTGAGACGCTACAATCTATGGAAGCTTCTGACAACTTCAAACCTACAGAAGAAGCCAGAAAGACTATAGACAAAAAATACAGAGAAATGCTGAGATAA